The following are from one region of the Mauremys mutica isolate MM-2020 ecotype Southern chromosome 22, ASM2049712v1, whole genome shotgun sequence genome:
- the PAFAH1B2 gene encoding platelet-activating factor acetylhydrolase IB subunit alpha2 isoform X1, with the protein METRGEPQPANRMSQGDSNPAAVPHAAEDIQGDDRWMSQHNRFVLDCKDKEPDVLFVGDSMVQLLQQYEIWRELFSPLHALNFGIGGDTTAHVLWRLKNGELENIKPKVIVVWVGTNNHENTAEEVAGGIEAIVRLINTRQPQAKVIVLSLLPRGEKPNPLRQKNAKVNQLLKASLPKLTSVQLLDVSGGFVHSDGAISCHDMFDFLHLTGGGYAKICKPLHELIMQLLEETPEEKQAALA; encoded by the exons atggagacgcGGGGGGAGCCGCAGCCGGC GAATAGAATGAGCCAGGGAGACTCAAACCCAGCAGCAGTTCCACATGCAGCTGAAGATATTCAAGGAGATGACAGGTGGATGTCACAG CACAACAGATTTGTCTTGGACTGCAAGGACAAGGAGCCCGATGTGCTGTTTGTGGGTGATTCCATGGTGCAGTTGCTACAGCAGTATGAG ATATGGCGAGAGCTTTTTTCACCTCTTCATGCACTGAATTTTGGGATCGGTGGGGACACAACAGCTCATGTTCTGTGGAGATTGAAGAATGGTGAATTGGAGAACATTAAACCCAAG GTCATTGTCGTCTGGGTTGGAACAAATAACCATGAAAATACAGCGGAGGAAGTAGCAGGTGGAATCGAGGCCATCGTGCGGCTGATAAATACCCGACAGCCACAGGCCAAAGTTATTGTATTG AGCTTGCTACCTCGAGGCGAGAAGCCAAACCCTCTGCGGCAGAAGAATGCCAAGGTGAACCAGCTGCTAAAAGCCTCGCTCCCAAAACTCACCAGCGTCCAGCTTCTGGACGTCAGTGGGGGCTTCGTGCACTCGGATGGCGCCATCTCGTGCCATGACATGTTTGATTTTCTGCACCTGACAGGAGGAGGCTATGCAAAGATCTGCAAACCCCTCCATGAACTGATCATGCAGCTACTGGAGGAGACCCCTGAGGAGAAGCAAGCTGCTCTGGCCTGA
- the PAFAH1B2 gene encoding platelet-activating factor acetylhydrolase IB subunit alpha2 isoform X2 gives MSQGDSNPAAVPHAAEDIQGDDRWMSQHNRFVLDCKDKEPDVLFVGDSMVQLLQQYEIWRELFSPLHALNFGIGGDTTAHVLWRLKNGELENIKPKVIVVWVGTNNHENTAEEVAGGIEAIVRLINTRQPQAKVIVLSLLPRGEKPNPLRQKNAKVNQLLKASLPKLTSVQLLDVSGGFVHSDGAISCHDMFDFLHLTGGGYAKICKPLHELIMQLLEETPEEKQAALA, from the exons ATGAGCCAGGGAGACTCAAACCCAGCAGCAGTTCCACATGCAGCTGAAGATATTCAAGGAGATGACAGGTGGATGTCACAG CACAACAGATTTGTCTTGGACTGCAAGGACAAGGAGCCCGATGTGCTGTTTGTGGGTGATTCCATGGTGCAGTTGCTACAGCAGTATGAG ATATGGCGAGAGCTTTTTTCACCTCTTCATGCACTGAATTTTGGGATCGGTGGGGACACAACAGCTCATGTTCTGTGGAGATTGAAGAATGGTGAATTGGAGAACATTAAACCCAAG GTCATTGTCGTCTGGGTTGGAACAAATAACCATGAAAATACAGCGGAGGAAGTAGCAGGTGGAATCGAGGCCATCGTGCGGCTGATAAATACCCGACAGCCACAGGCCAAAGTTATTGTATTG AGCTTGCTACCTCGAGGCGAGAAGCCAAACCCTCTGCGGCAGAAGAATGCCAAGGTGAACCAGCTGCTAAAAGCCTCGCTCCCAAAACTCACCAGCGTCCAGCTTCTGGACGTCAGTGGGGGCTTCGTGCACTCGGATGGCGCCATCTCGTGCCATGACATGTTTGATTTTCTGCACCTGACAGGAGGAGGCTATGCAAAGATCTGCAAACCCCTCCATGAACTGATCATGCAGCTACTGGAGGAGACCCCTGAGGAGAAGCAAGCTGCTCTGGCCTGA